The Neoarius graeffei isolate fNeoGra1 chromosome 7, fNeoGra1.pri, whole genome shotgun sequence genome includes a region encoding these proteins:
- the lingo2b gene encoding leucine-rich repeat and immunoglobulin-like domain-containing nogo receptor-interacting protein 2b, with protein MLLSLFSCAVGFSLLLLLLFPYPVRTCPARCECSVPTRSVSCHRKRLAQVPEGIPIETRALDLSKNRLRIITPQNFSGLLLLEELDLSTNLLSSVEPGSFRAQPRLRTLRLRNNQLTLLPRGALAGLSELTLLDISQNRLVILLDYGFEDQRRLRVLELADNELVFVAPRAFSGLPALRSLMLQRCNLSAVPSHALAHLHGLTSLHLRQLDIAELLPHAFKGLGHLRHLEVDHWPSLEIVPSLALQGLNLSMLFITHTNLSVVPVLSHLSYLTHLNLSYSSVRVLPAGWLRGLDRLEVLRVRKAQLVRVEAQAFQGALSLRLLDLSYNRLTTLEKATLPASVTLQNLLIGQNPLVCDCRLRWLLQRTLPLQFGEVQPQCTTPTALAGKPFSDVVEPLLSRYVICTKPRVIAMSTQPAQAEEGQKAWLYCTADGAPPPSVSWLTPHRRHITTKSTGRMVVHGNGSLEFRVVEPQDSGIYVCVASNPAGNSTLSITLAVKSMGLRDGALYANHSFIFDPDYNSSFINGTEHYTIRMVLDFTTILVSTAMGCLSFLGVVLFCFVLLFAWSRGKGKHRGSVDIQYVPRKRKGASSDLTETSGPRRVNMKMI; from the coding sequence ATGCTGCTCTCTTTGTTCTCCTGTGCTGTGGGCTTCTCCCTCCTACTGCTCCTCCTGTTCCCGTACCCTGTCCGTACTTGCCCTGCCCGTTGTGAGTGTTCTGTGCCCACACGTTCAGTCTCGTGCCACCGCAAGCGGCTGGCGCAGGTGCCCGAGGGCATCCCCATCGAGACAAGAGCACTGGACCTCAGCAAAAACCGTCTGCGCATTATCACACCGCAGAACTTCTCTGGCCTTCTGTTGCTAGAGGAGCTTGACCTAAGCACCAATCTGTTGTCATCTGTGGAGCCCGGAAGTTTTCGTGCCCAGCCACGTTTACGAACGCTACGTTTGCGCAACAATCAGCTGACTCTGCTGCCACGTGGTGCACTTGCTGGCCTGAGTGAGCTCACTCTGTTGGACATCAGCCAGAACCGTCTGGTTATCCTGCTTGATTATGGCTTTGAGGACCAGCGGCGTCTGCGTGTGCTTGAACTTGCTGACAACGAGCTGGTTTTTGTTGCACCCCGTGCCTTCAGTGGCTTGCCTGCATTGCGCTCGCTGATGCTGCAGCGCTGTAACCTGAGTGCTGTGCCAAGCCACGCACTGGCGCACTTGCACGGCCTAACCAGCCTTCACCTTAGACAGCTGGACATTGCAGAATTGCTACCACACGCCTTCAAGGGCCTGGGCCACCTGCGTCATCTTGAGGTGGATCACTGGCCATCATTGGAAATTGTGCCCTCTCTTGCGCTTCAGGGTCTGAATCTTAGTATGCTCTTCATCACCCATACCaacctttcagtggtaccagtgctGAGCCACCTGTCCTACTTGACCCATCTGAACTTGTCATACAGCAGTGTGAGGGTGCTGCCAGCTGGCTGGCTGCGTGGTCTGGACCGGCTGGAAGTGCTGCGTGTACGCAAGGCTCAGTTGGTGCGTGTGGAGGCCCAGGCCTTCCAAGGGGCACTGTCACTTCGCCTGCTTGACCTCTCCTACAATCGCCTCACTACACTGGAAAAAGCTACACTGCCAGCATCTGTGACCCTGCAGAACCTCCTGATTGGCCAGAACCCATTGGTATGTGATTGCCGCCTGCGCTGGCTACTTCAAAGGACGCTGCCCTTACAGTTTGGGGAGGTGCAACCTCAGTGTACAACCCCTACTGCTCTGGCTGGGAAACCTTTCAGTGAtgtagtagagccgctgctctccCGCTACGTCATATGTACCAAACCCAGGGTCATTGCCATGTCGACACAACCGGCCCAAGCAGAAGAGGGACAAAAGGCATGGTTGTACTGCACAGCAGATGGCGCTCCACCCCCCTCTGTCTCCTGGCTGACACCACACAGGAGGCACATCACCACCAAAAGCACAGGCCGCATGGTTGTCCATGGCAACGGTTCGCTAGAGTTCCGTGTAGTGGAGCCTCAGGACAGCGGTATTTATGTCTGTGTGGCATCCAATCCTGCAGGCAATTCCACCCTGTCTATAACACTAGCTGTCAAAAGCATGGGTCTTAGGGATGGGGCTCTCTATGCCAACCACAGCTTCATCTTTGATCCTGATTACAATAGCTCCTTCATCAATGGCACAGAGCATTACACAATCAGGATGGTGCTGGACTTCACTACCATTCTTGTGTCTACGGCAATGGGCTGCCTCAGCTTCTTGGGTGTGGTCCTTTTCTGTTTTGTGCTTCTGTTTGCTTGGAGCCGAGGCAAAGGCAAGCACAGAGGAAGTGTGGACATCCAGTATGTTCCACGCAAGAGGAAAGGAGCCAGCAGTGATCTTACTGAGACCAGCGGCCCGAGACGTGTCAATATGAAGATGATCTAG